The genomic region CTTGATAGCCGTTAATTCTAGCTCCAAAGGCAATGTTTTCATAAATTGATTTGGGGAAGGGATTCGGTCTTTGAAATACCATTCCAATGCGACGACGCAGTTCTACTGGGTCAACGCGGCGATCGTAAATATCTGTTTCTTGAAATGTGATTCTACCTTCAATGTGCGCCCCTGGAATGAGATCGTTTAACCGATTAAAACATCTCAATACGGTACTTTTACCACACCCAGAAGGTCCGATAAAAGCGGTAATTTTGTTTTTATAGATATTGAGATTGACATCTCGCACTGCTTTAAAATTACCGTAAAAAACAGATAGATTATCAGTTTGTAACACTGTATCGGTTGCCGTGGTTGTGGTATTGAATAGCATATAGATAGATCGTGACAGTTGATATTGCGATCGCAGCATCTAAAGCAATTTTAGCTTGAGGCTTAGCGCCGATTTTGTTGGAATTTGTTGCGTAAATAAATTGCTGAAGCATTCATAATTAACAGCACGACCATCAATATGATGATGCCAGCAGCAGCATTGGTGTGAAATTGTGGTTGCGGGCGAGAAACCCAATCAAAAATTTGAATTGGTAGTGCTGTAAAAGAGCTTTGCAATCCTTTGGGAGATAACTCTGGCAAGAAGGCAATATAACTTACAGCTCCAATCACGATGAGAGGTGCTGTTTCGCCAATGGCACGAGACAGTGCCAAAATTGTTCCGGTTAGGATACCTGGTAAGGCGATCGGAAAAATGTGTTCGCGAATCACTTGCCATCGAGTTGCACCTAAAGCAAAACCTGCTTGGCGTAAGCTATCTGGGACTGCCCGTAGTGCTTCTCGCGTGGTAATGATGATGATGGGTAAGATTAACAAACTGAGAGTTAAAGCACCTGCAAGAACGCTGCGTCCGTTAGTAATTGGTTGCAGCCACCGGACAAAAATTTGCAGTCCCAATAAGCCATAAATAATGGATGGAACTGCGGCTAGGTTAGCGATATTGATCTCAATTAACCGCGTGAACCAATTATCTTTGGCGTATTCCTCCAGGTAAATTCCTGCTCCCACTCCCAAGGGAAAGGCAACCAAAGCTGTGACGATTAATAGCCAAATACTACCGACCAGGGGAGCTAATATTCCCGCAGCAGCAGCGCGACGCGAGGAGAAACTTGTGAGAAAAGCCCAATCGATTCGTCCGAGTCCGTCAATCAGGATGTCTACAAGTAAAACGGCAAGAACGACCAAGCCAAATAGGGTGGCAACCCAAGCGGCTGTAGAAAAGATTTTGTCAAAGTTATACCGTTTGGACAATGAAACATTGAATTTGCCCGTCGTGCCAAAGCCGCTTTTGTCGATGGGTTGGGGTGTAGGTGTAGTCATTCGTATTTCTCCCGAAAGCGGCGAACGAACCAGTAACTAAAGATATTTAAAGCGAGGGTGATGAGAAACAGAGTCATGCCCACAGCAAAAATAGTTTTATATGCTAGAGATCCTGCTGGGGTGTCGCCTTTACTTACTTGAACGATGTAGGCTGTCATCGTTTGGACTGGCACTAGGGGGTTAATACCAAGGCTGGGGTTTTGTCCGGCGGCGATGGTGACAATCATGGTTTCGCCGATCGCGCGAGAAATTGCCAAGATGAAAGAAGCGACAATTCCAGAAAGAGCGGCTGGGAGAACTACAGAAACAATGGTTTCCCGTTTGGTGGCTCCCAAAGCATAAGCGCCATCGCGTAAACTTCGAGGCACGGCATAGATCGCATCTTCACTTAAAGAAGCCACTAGGGGGATAATTGAAACACCAAGTATCAATCCAGCACTTAAGGCGTTGAATCCCTGTAAGCCAGGAATGAGTTTTTGCAGAAAAGGCGTAACTGTCAGCAGGGCAAAGTAACCGAATACAACAGTAGGAACCCCTGCCAAAATTTCCAATGCTGGTTTGAGCCAGCGGCGCATTCTCGCGGGAGCATATTCGCTCAAGCAGATAGCAGCTAATAAGCCTATCGGTAAGGCAACAGCGATCGCGATCGCAGAAGTTAGTAAAGTAGCGCTAATCAGTACCATAATGCCAAATTGCTTGTTGGCAAACAATGGTGTCCAAGCGCGATCGGTGAAAAATCGCCAAATCGGTACTTCGCTGAAAAACGCAACAGTTTCAAAAATTAGCGTTAAGACAATGCCGATTGTAGTGGCGACTGAGACAAAAGCAAACGTGGCAAATATGCCTTTCACTAATGCTTCTACTCGTTTACTTGCTGCCCGCTTTGGTCGCCATAGGCTCGACCCTTCAGGCGTTGACGTGGCAGACATACAGGAAATACCTCATTATCAGTTATCAGTGACCAGTGACCAGTGACCAGTTATCAAGGAGAAGGAGACAGGAGACAGGATGCGATCGATTGCGAATTGCGAATTTTCCCCTATCACCCATGTCTCGATTTATTGGCAGATTGCGATTGCGGTTATCATTTCTCTTGTTTGAGTAGGTCTGCAAGAGTAACACCTGTCTGCGACCCTTTGCCTTCAAAAATCGAGCCT from Chroococcidiopsis sp. SAG 2025 harbors:
- the pstA gene encoding phosphate ABC transporter permease PstA: MTTPTPQPIDKSGFGTTGKFNVSLSKRYNFDKIFSTAAWVATLFGLVVLAVLLVDILIDGLGRIDWAFLTSFSSRRAAAAGILAPLVGSIWLLIVTALVAFPLGVGAGIYLEEYAKDNWFTRLIEINIANLAAVPSIIYGLLGLQIFVRWLQPITNGRSVLAGALTLSLLILPIIIITTREALRAVPDSLRQAGFALGATRWQVIREHIFPIALPGILTGTILALSRAIGETAPLIVIGAVSYIAFLPELSPKGLQSSFTALPIQIFDWVSRPQPQFHTNAAAGIIILMVVLLIMNASAIYLRNKFQQNRR
- the pstC gene encoding phosphate ABC transporter permease subunit PstC, which gives rise to MSATSTPEGSSLWRPKRAASKRVEALVKGIFATFAFVSVATTIGIVLTLIFETVAFFSEVPIWRFFTDRAWTPLFANKQFGIMVLISATLLTSAIAIAVALPIGLLAAICLSEYAPARMRRWLKPALEILAGVPTVVFGYFALLTVTPFLQKLIPGLQGFNALSAGLILGVSIIPLVASLSEDAIYAVPRSLRDGAYALGATKRETIVSVVLPAALSGIVASFILAISRAIGETMIVTIAAGQNPSLGINPLVPVQTMTAYIVQVSKGDTPAGSLAYKTIFAVGMTLFLITLALNIFSYWFVRRFREKYE